A genomic region of Rheinheimera sp. MMS21-TC3 contains the following coding sequences:
- the yegQ gene encoding tRNA 5-hydroxyuridine modification protein YegQ, with translation MFKPELLSPAGSLKAMRVAFAYGADAVYAGQPRYSLRVRNNEFTLAELKIGIEEAHQQNKKFYVVVNIAPHNSKLGRFVADMAAVVALKPDAFIVSDPGVIYLLQQNFPNIALHLSVQANTVNWAAVKFWQQQGVERVIVSRELAIEEIAEIRQQAPDMEIEVFVHGALCMAYSGRCLLSGYINKRDPNQGTCTNSCRWPYSVQMAEEDEVGQFKPISTPALIEEQGRPGELMSLDEDLHGSYILNSKDLRAVQHVEKLSAMKVHSLKIEGRTKSVYYVARTAQVYRQAIDDAAAGKAFDTSLLDQLEGMANRGFTEGFLRRHVPQDTQNYGTSHSQGEQLLVGEFIGQQDNQGYALVEVKNRFAIGDKLLLMTPSGNLSFTLTGLKDSQYNDILLAPGSCYKLLVKLPEPVDLAFAMLIKYANHIEQPLETRVG, from the coding sequence ATGTTTAAACCTGAATTACTCTCGCCAGCGGGTAGCTTAAAAGCTATGCGGGTGGCTTTTGCTTATGGTGCCGATGCGGTATACGCCGGCCAGCCACGTTATAGCTTACGAGTGCGTAATAACGAATTTACGCTGGCAGAATTAAAAATAGGCATAGAAGAAGCGCATCAGCAAAATAAAAAATTCTATGTGGTGGTTAATATTGCCCCACACAATAGCAAGCTTGGCCGTTTTGTTGCCGATATGGCCGCTGTGGTAGCGTTAAAGCCAGATGCGTTTATTGTTTCTGATCCTGGCGTGATTTATTTACTGCAGCAAAATTTTCCTAATATAGCTTTGCATTTGTCTGTGCAAGCCAATACCGTGAACTGGGCGGCAGTGAAATTTTGGCAGCAACAAGGCGTAGAGCGAGTGATAGTATCGCGGGAACTGGCTATTGAAGAAATAGCTGAAATACGCCAACAAGCACCTGATATGGAAATTGAAGTTTTTGTGCATGGTGCTTTATGTATGGCTTATTCAGGCCGCTGCTTACTATCGGGTTATATTAATAAACGGGATCCAAACCAAGGTACTTGCACCAATTCCTGCCGTTGGCCTTATAGCGTGCAAATGGCTGAAGAAGACGAAGTAGGCCAGTTTAAACCTATTAGCACACCGGCATTAATTGAAGAGCAAGGCCGACCTGGTGAACTAATGTCATTGGATGAAGATCTTCATGGCAGCTATATTTTAAATTCTAAAGATTTACGTGCCGTACAGCATGTCGAAAAACTAAGCGCCATGAAAGTGCATTCATTAAAAATTGAAGGGAGAACAAAGTCTGTTTATTACGTGGCGCGTACCGCTCAGGTTTATCGTCAAGCTATAGATGATGCTGCGGCAGGTAAAGCCTTTGATACTAGTTTATTAGATCAATTAGAAGGCATGGCAAATAGAGGCTTTACCGAAGGCTTTTTACGCCGTCATGTGCCGCAAGATACCCAGAATTATGGCACTAGTCATAGTCAGGGCGAGCAGTTATTAGTTGGCGAGTTTATTGGTCAGCAAGATAACCAAGGTTATGCCTTAGTTGAGGTTAAAAATCGCTTTGCTATTGGCGATAAGCTGCTATTGATGACACCTAGTGGCAATCTTAGCTTTACTTTAACCGGTTTAAAAGACAGCCAATATAATGACATTTTACTTGCGCCTGGCTCTTGTTATAAATTATTAGTGAAGCTGCCTGAACCGGTCGATTTAGCTTTTGCCATGCTAATTAAGTACGCTAATCATATTGAGCAGCCCTTAGAAACTAGAGTCGGGTAA
- a CDS encoding DUF924 family protein: protein MLEEILTFWFNEIDPDQWKKFDPAFDALLKKRYLSLLQQASAGELYTWRSTAKGRLAEIIILDQFSRNIYRDTPLAFAQDPMALVLAQEVVAANLLAELNDQECGFLLMPYMHSESRPIHIQAEALFKHYAPFRYEAELKHKVIIDRFGRYPHRNQILGRCSTEQEIEFLTLPDSSF from the coding sequence ATGTTAGAAGAAATACTTACATTTTGGTTTAACGAAATTGATCCAGATCAATGGAAGAAGTTTGATCCTGCATTTGATGCTTTGCTTAAGAAGCGCTATTTAAGTTTATTACAACAAGCTTCTGCTGGCGAATTATACACTTGGCGCAGCACAGCAAAGGGGCGCTTAGCTGAGATAATTATCTTAGATCAGTTTTCACGCAATATTTATCGCGACACACCTTTAGCTTTTGCTCAAGATCCTATGGCGTTAGTTTTAGCGCAAGAAGTTGTCGCTGCGAATCTACTAGCCGAACTTAATGACCAAGAGTGCGGTTTTTTGCTTATGCCCTATATGCATAGCGAATCTAGGCCAATTCACATTCAAGCAGAAGCCTTATTTAAACACTATGCGCCCTTCCGTTATGAGGCAGAGCTTAAACACAAAGTTATCATAGATCGCTTTGGCCGTTATCCGCATCGTAACCAGATCTTAGGCCGCTGCTCGACAGAGCAAGAAATTGAATTTCTTACCTTACCCGACTCTAGTTTCTAA
- a CDS encoding 4Fe-4S binding protein — MPALIEVSCINCDMCVPECPNDAISMGAVHYQVTAELCTECEGFYDKPTCIAVCPIDCIELIPA, encoded by the coding sequence TTGCCAGCACTAATAGAGGTATCCTGTATCAATTGTGACATGTGCGTGCCTGAATGCCCAAATGATGCTATTAGTATGGGCGCAGTGCATTATCAGGTGACTGCTGAGCTTTGTACTGAATGTGAGGGCTTTTATGATAAGCCTACTTGTATTGCCGTTTGCCCTATAGATTGCATTGAGCTAATTCCAGCTTAG
- the dsbG gene encoding thiol:disulfide interchange protein DsbG, producing MTFSRYIALIGFTASLSQAAFAADKTPEVIEFLQKQGLEVVDTFKTDAGLTGYAVTVNGRALSVYLTPDNNYALIGNLIDAKGNDLGAAAIQRLISGPANDKAWHLLEKSNWVADGKDSAPRIIYTFTDPNCPYCHKFREAAAAEIAAGTVQLRHIMVGIIRQDSPSQAANILGSSDPVKTLLQHHTMLGKGGIKQDQTAIKNGHAAVNNNTQLLRQLGYSATPTSFYKDENGQVISVQGLPRPDALNKMLGK from the coding sequence ATGACATTTTCTCGCTATATCGCGCTAATTGGATTTACTGCAAGTTTAAGTCAGGCTGCCTTTGCAGCTGATAAAACACCAGAAGTGATTGAGTTTTTACAAAAGCAAGGCTTAGAGGTAGTAGATACCTTTAAAACTGATGCTGGCTTAACAGGATATGCAGTGACGGTTAATGGTCGTGCCTTAAGTGTCTATTTAACACCTGATAATAACTATGCTTTGATAGGCAATTTAATAGATGCCAAAGGTAATGACCTAGGGGCCGCTGCCATTCAGCGCTTGATCTCTGGCCCTGCAAATGACAAAGCTTGGCACTTATTAGAAAAATCTAATTGGGTTGCAGATGGTAAAGATAGCGCGCCACGCATTATTTATACTTTTACTGATCCTAATTGTCCTTATTGCCATAAGTTTCGTGAAGCTGCGGCTGCCGAGATAGCGGCAGGTACAGTGCAATTGCGGCATATTATGGTTGGTATTATTCGCCAAGATAGCCCATCTCAAGCTGCTAATATTTTAGGCTCGTCTGATCCGGTCAAAACCTTATTGCAACACCATACAATGTTAGGCAAAGGTGGTATTAAGCAAGATCAAACTGCGATTAAAAATGGCCATGCTGCTGTTAATAATAATACGCAGTTATTACGCCAATTAGGTTATTCAGCAACGCCAACCAGTTTTTATAAAGATGAAAACGGTCAAGTGATTAGCGTGCAAGGCTTACCTAGACCCGATGCGCTGAATAAAATGTTAGGTAAATAA
- a CDS encoding TlpA disulfide reductase family protein codes for MIAVNLGPLALPVSPLLMLISVIIGFTVTSLVAKKAGEQHKESASNALFIILLTALVVGRFVFVLRFADSYDSFWQMLDIRDRGIDYMAALFSAIVVLFIQLKQRQLRKALLSGVITMIALFTLFTLVITAGQAQAVLPDTSFMQLDGKKVKITDISQQRPTVVNLWASWCPPCRREMPVLQKAEQRYADISFILLNQREPTATVEHFLQQNGLSFKHVLLDNKGDMATAMAAFGLPITLYFDANGRLVHSHMGELSAASLQQSIEQYLK; via the coding sequence ATGATAGCCGTTAATCTTGGGCCTTTAGCCTTGCCAGTATCTCCTTTATTAATGTTAATAAGTGTCATTATTGGTTTTACGGTGACCTCATTAGTTGCTAAAAAAGCAGGTGAACAGCATAAGGAAAGTGCTTCTAATGCTTTATTTATAATATTGCTAACAGCCTTAGTTGTGGGGCGTTTCGTTTTTGTGCTGCGGTTTGCCGATAGCTATGACAGCTTTTGGCAAATGCTGGATATACGCGATCGCGGTATTGATTATATGGCGGCCTTATTTAGCGCAATAGTCGTGCTATTTATTCAATTAAAGCAGCGTCAGCTGCGCAAAGCCTTGTTATCTGGCGTAATAACTATGATAGCGTTATTTACGCTTTTTACTTTAGTCATCACAGCAGGTCAGGCGCAAGCTGTGCTGCCCGATACGAGTTTTATGCAACTAGACGGTAAAAAAGTAAAGATAACTGATATTAGTCAACAGCGGCCTACCGTAGTTAATTTATGGGCTAGCTGGTGTCCACCTTGCCGGCGTGAAATGCCTGTTTTGCAAAAAGCTGAACAGCGTTATGCTGATATTAGCTTTATTTTACTTAACCAGCGCGAGCCAACCGCCACTGTAGAACACTTTTTACAGCAAAATGGTTTAAGCTTTAAGCATGTATTGTTAGATAATAAAGGCGATATGGCAACCGCTATGGCCGCCTTTGGTTTACCTATAACTTTGTATTTTGATGCCAATGGTCGCTTAGTTCATAGCCATATGGGCGAGTTATCAGCGGCTAGTTTGCAACAAAGTATTGAGCAGTACTTAAAATAG
- the modC gene encoding molybdenum ABC transporter ATP-binding protein, which produces MINLNFSLPRRHFMLQVNCQLPSTGVTAIFGRSGCGKTSLLRAIAGLEPNSQGQISFQQQNWLQGRASVPIHKRRLGMVFQEASLLVHLSVRDNLLYGYKRTPKAQQKLQPEQVIIMLQLEPLLALDLAQLSGGQRQRIALGRALLTSPQLLLLDEPLTALDGPSKQEILPYLQQVAQQCKIPMLLVSHQLEDIVQLADYIVLVDQGQVISQGELQQQLNLAPFAAFGAMSVLHCQIKPNQDPNLLSLQLGKQQLQVPKPLSQQGQTSAQLPEQNSCRLRIQARDVALSLQPLEHSSVNNQLQATITGLRDAEHPAEVLVQLKVEQQPLQALITKQSAQRLKLAINMPLYVQIKAVALH; this is translated from the coding sequence ATGATTAATTTAAATTTTAGCTTGCCGCGGCGGCATTTTATGCTGCAAGTTAATTGCCAACTTCCCAGCACAGGCGTAACGGCTATTTTTGGTCGTTCAGGTTGTGGTAAAACCAGCTTACTGCGTGCTATTGCCGGCTTAGAGCCAAACAGCCAAGGCCAGATTAGTTTTCAACAGCAAAACTGGCTGCAGGGTAGAGCCTCAGTGCCTATCCATAAACGCCGTCTTGGCATGGTGTTTCAAGAAGCCAGTTTATTGGTCCATTTATCGGTAAGAGATAATTTATTATACGGCTATAAACGCACACCTAAAGCCCAACAAAAGTTACAGCCAGAGCAGGTAATAATTATGCTGCAACTTGAGCCTTTACTCGCCCTAGATTTAGCCCAGCTATCAGGCGGTCAGCGCCAACGCATTGCCTTAGGACGCGCCTTATTAACTAGCCCACAGCTATTATTGTTAGACGAGCCCTTAACCGCATTAGACGGCCCCAGTAAACAAGAAATATTGCCTTATTTGCAGCAGGTTGCCCAGCAATGCAAAATTCCTATGTTATTAGTCAGCCATCAACTCGAAGATATAGTGCAACTAGCTGACTATATAGTGCTTGTTGATCAAGGCCAAGTCATTAGCCAAGGGGAGTTACAGCAACAGCTAAACTTAGCTCCGTTTGCTGCCTTTGGTGCTATGTCTGTTTTGCACTGCCAAATTAAGCCTAACCAAGATCCTAACTTGTTAAGTTTGCAATTAGGTAAGCAGCAATTACAAGTACCAAAGCCATTAAGCCAGCAAGGGCAAACTAGCGCTCAACTGCCTGAGCAAAATAGCTGCAGGCTGCGCATTCAAGCTAGAGATGTCGCCCTGAGTTTACAACCTTTAGAACACAGCTCGGTGAATAATCAGCTACAAGCTACTATTACCGGTTTGCGTGATGCCGAGCACCCTGCCGAAGTATTAGTGCAGCTAAAGGTTGAACAACAACCGCTACAAGCCTTAATTACTAAACAATCAGCACAGCGGCTAAAACTTGCCATAAATATGCCGTTATATGTACAAATTAAAGCCGTTGCTCTGCACTAA
- the modB gene encoding molybdate ABC transporter permease subunit, with protein sequence MELSLTKLTAADWQAIWLTIKLCSYTTLILLIIATPIASWLASGHSKLRIAVQAIVALPLVLPPTVLGFYMLMLLGPHGAVGGTLQSLGLNHLAFSFTGILIASVVYSLPFAVQPLLQAFRDMGRRPLEVAASLGASKLDRFFTVTLPLCRGGFIVATTLSFAHTLGEFGVILMLGGSIPGETRVLSVLIYDYAEAMDYAAAHTLSLGMLIAAFIVLSLVYTAQRRFSLVRL encoded by the coding sequence ATGGAGCTTAGCTTAACTAAGTTAACCGCAGCCGATTGGCAGGCTATTTGGCTAACCATTAAGTTATGTAGTTATACCACCTTAATTTTATTAATTATCGCCACCCCTATCGCCTCTTGGTTGGCTTCCGGCCATAGTAAGTTGCGTATAGCAGTACAAGCTATTGTTGCCCTTCCCTTAGTATTACCCCCTACTGTATTAGGCTTTTATATGCTAATGCTACTTGGTCCGCATGGTGCTGTTGGCGGCACCTTACAAAGTTTAGGCTTAAACCATTTAGCTTTTAGCTTTACCGGTATTTTAATTGCCTCGGTTGTTTACTCTTTACCCTTTGCTGTGCAGCCTTTATTGCAAGCCTTTCGGGATATGGGCCGCCGGCCGCTTGAAGTTGCGGCCAGTTTAGGCGCGAGTAAACTCGACAGGTTTTTCACTGTAACCTTGCCGCTTTGTCGTGGTGGTTTTATTGTCGCCACGACGCTTAGTTTCGCTCATACTTTAGGTGAGTTTGGCGTTATTTTAATGTTGGGGGGCAGTATTCCTGGCGAAACCCGAGTGTTATCAGTGTTAATTTATGATTATGCCGAAGCAATGGATTATGCCGCTGCCCATACCTTGTCGTTAGGTATGTTGATCGCCGCTTTTATAGTGTTATCGCTGGTGTATACTGCTCAGCGCCGCTTTTCATTGGTAAGATTATGA
- the moaE gene encoding molybdopterin synthase catalytic subunit MoaE — MTLSISVQQADFNMADEYASLSTNVSCGAVVIFTGLVRELANSTLKAMTLEHYPGMTERALEDIAKQAQQRWQLGGVRIIHRVGTLLPNEQIVFVGVTSPHRVAAFEAAQFIMDYLKNTAPFWKKEHTTEQEYWVAAKASDQAAIKRW; from the coding sequence ATGACACTATCTATTAGCGTACAACAAGCAGATTTTAATATGGCTGATGAATATGCCAGCTTAAGTACTAATGTCAGCTGTGGCGCTGTGGTTATATTTACCGGTTTAGTGCGTGAACTTGCCAACAGCACTTTAAAAGCCATGACTTTAGAGCATTACCCAGGCATGACCGAGCGGGCCTTAGAGGATATTGCTAAGCAGGCTCAACAGCGCTGGCAGCTTGGTGGTGTGCGTATTATTCATCGGGTGGGCACTTTATTGCCTAATGAGCAAATAGTCTTTGTCGGCGTTACTAGCCCACATCGTGTTGCAGCTTTTGAAGCAGCCCAGTTTATAATGGATTACTTAAAAAATACGGCGCCATTTTGGAAAAAAGAGCACACTACAGAACAAGAATACTGGGTAGCCGCCAAAGCCAGTGATCAAGCTGCCATTAAACGCTGGTAG
- a CDS encoding MoaD/ThiS family protein, with protein sequence MIKILFFAALRERLQCGQLEFNLSSLTSNASAAKTVTIAAVLAQLQAKDSLWQHALSQADLLCALNQQLVPTSTEVKANDELAFFPPVTGG encoded by the coding sequence ATGATTAAGATCTTATTTTTTGCCGCCCTGCGCGAGCGCTTACAATGCGGCCAACTAGAATTTAACTTAAGCTCATTAACTAGCAATGCCTCAGCAGCAAAAACAGTAACTATTGCCGCTGTATTAGCCCAATTACAAGCTAAAGATAGTCTTTGGCAACACGCATTAAGTCAAGCAGATTTATTATGCGCTTTAAATCAGCAACTGGTGCCTACAAGCACAGAAGTAAAAGCTAATGATGAGCTCGCCTTTTTCCCACCTGTTACTGGCGGCTAA
- the moaC gene encoding cyclic pyranopterin monophosphate synthase MoaC — MKDSFFNQADSDLQLTHLDKDGAASMVDVSDKVSTKREARAAATINTQPEVVALIEQALIKKGDVLATARIAGIMAAKKTSDLIPLCHPLMLSKVSIDFTLDAANGQIKLQSLCVLSGQTGVEMEALTAVSVAALTIYDMCKAVDKAMQITDIRLIEKTGGKSGHYLLEDN, encoded by the coding sequence ATGAAGGATAGTTTTTTTAACCAAGCCGATAGTGATTTACAGCTAACTCATCTGGATAAAGATGGCGCAGCTAGCATGGTGGATGTATCAGATAAAGTTAGCACCAAACGTGAAGCTAGGGCTGCAGCCACTATTAATACCCAGCCAGAAGTAGTTGCCCTTATTGAACAAGCATTAATTAAAAAAGGGGATGTGTTAGCCACCGCCCGTATTGCCGGTATTATGGCCGCAAAAAAAACCAGTGATTTAATCCCGCTTTGTCATCCGCTGATGTTAAGTAAAGTCAGTATCGACTTTACATTAGATGCTGCCAATGGCCAGATTAAGCTGCAAAGCCTTTGCGTATTAAGTGGCCAAACTGGTGTTGAAATGGAAGCCTTAACCGCAGTATCGGTAGCGGCTTTAACCATTTACGATATGTGCAAAGCCGTTGATAAAGCCATGCAAATAACCGATATTCGTTTAATTGAAAAAACCGGCGGCAAGTCAGGCCATTATTTGTTAGAAGATAATTAA
- a CDS encoding molybdenum cofactor synthesis domain-containing protein: MAKAKLNQFYALKLAVMTISDSRSAESDTSGDLLANLCQQAGHIVAARAIHKNNIAAITATLNQWSQDENIQVILINGGTGFAAGNCTVSTVSALIDTPIPGFGELFRQLSFAELGSAAMQSGALAGFANHSLIFAMPGSGGACRLAMEQLILPQLDSRTGPCNFVAHVKNSPLNSCNGA; this comes from the coding sequence ATGGCCAAAGCCAAATTAAATCAGTTTTACGCCCTTAAGCTTGCCGTAATGACTATATCTGACAGCCGCAGCGCTGAAAGTGACACTAGTGGCGACTTACTTGCTAACCTATGCCAGCAAGCTGGCCACATTGTTGCAGCGCGGGCTATTCATAAAAATAATATTGCGGCTATTACTGCCACCCTTAACCAGTGGAGCCAAGATGAAAACATTCAAGTTATTTTAATCAACGGTGGCACCGGCTTTGCTGCGGGTAATTGCACTGTTAGCACGGTTAGCGCCTTAATCGACACGCCTATTCCAGGTTTTGGTGAATTATTTCGCCAGCTTTCTTTTGCGGAATTAGGCTCGGCGGCTATGCAGTCTGGTGCCTTAGCGGGCTTTGCTAATCATAGCTTAATTTTTGCTATGCCAGGTTCAGGTGGCGCCTGTCGCTTAGCCATGGAGCAGTTAATTTTACCGCAACTAGATAGCCGCACTGGGCCATGTAACTTTGTTGCCCACGTTAAAAATAGCCCACTTAATAGCTGTAATGGAGCTTAA
- a CDS encoding molybdenum cofactor guanylyltransferase encodes MSKFSVLILAGGKSSRMGQDKACLQFAGQSLLQHMQQLATQAGASQVLISRNQKGYIQDLQPEQGPLAGILAALPHCQHKRLLVLPIDTPLLSTQALQLLLQQSAAAACFNQSPLPCLLTINSQLQHVISQQLTKQQRSIKQLLNALNASSVDIDETQLLNTNTPADWQAFLQQQTTLSCSLQTAQKQSKSSN; translated from the coding sequence ATGAGTAAATTTAGTGTCTTAATTTTAGCTGGCGGTAAATCAAGCCGTATGGGCCAAGATAAAGCCTGCTTGCAATTCGCAGGTCAAAGCTTATTGCAACATATGCAGCAATTAGCTACGCAGGCTGGAGCTAGCCAAGTTTTAATTAGCCGCAACCAAAAAGGTTATATTCAAGATTTGCAACCTGAGCAAGGGCCTTTAGCAGGTATTTTAGCAGCACTGCCGCACTGTCAGCATAAGCGGTTATTAGTATTGCCTATAGATACACCTTTACTGAGTACTCAGGCGTTACAACTATTACTGCAACAAAGCGCAGCTGCAGCCTGCTTTAACCAAAGCCCCTTACCCTGTTTGCTAACGATTAACAGCCAATTACAGCACGTTATTAGCCAACAACTAACTAAACAGCAGCGTTCAATTAAGCAGTTATTAAACGCTTTAAATGCTAGTTCAGTCGACATTGATGAAACACAGTTGCTCAATACCAATACCCCTGCTGACTGGCAGGCGTTTTTACAGCAACAAACAACATTAAGCTGTTCTTTGCAGACTGCTCAAAAACAGAGTAAATCTAGCAATTAG
- the moaA gene encoding GTP 3',8-cyclase MoaA has product MLVDAFSRRFTYLRLSITESCNFRCTYCLPDGNDCNSRSGEITLPEIKRLVTAFAKLGTKKVRITGGEPALRKDLCEIIATCKAIPGIEKVALTTNGYRLKRDAVVLKAAGLDAINVSIDSLDPATFHLVTGQDRLADILEGIEHAKAVGIKQVKINTVLLRQHNALALPDFQQFVKDRPVSLRFIELMRTNDNTAFYQKQHLSGSSIQQTLLEQGWQLQAKGISDGPALEYSHADYQGKIGLIMPYSKDFCADCNRLRVSSQAKLFLCLFTEQHQNLRHLLASDDPEPVMQFLQAAILTKAQTHYLLDDNSGSTRHLAMIGG; this is encoded by the coding sequence ATGTTAGTAGACGCATTCTCGCGCCGCTTTACCTATTTGCGGCTCTCTATCACCGAAAGTTGTAACTTTCGCTGTACCTACTGCCTACCCGATGGCAATGATTGTAACTCACGCTCAGGTGAAATTACCTTACCCGAAATTAAACGCTTAGTGACAGCTTTTGCAAAGTTAGGCACTAAAAAAGTGCGGATCACCGGTGGCGAGCCCGCTTTACGTAAAGATTTATGTGAAATTATCGCGACTTGTAAAGCTATACCTGGTATTGAAAAGGTTGCTTTAACCACCAATGGCTATCGTTTAAAACGCGATGCTGTGGTATTAAAGGCAGCTGGCTTAGATGCTATTAATGTCAGTATTGATAGCTTAGATCCAGCTACTTTTCATTTGGTAACCGGCCAAGATAGACTAGCCGACATTCTAGAAGGTATAGAACATGCAAAAGCGGTTGGCATTAAACAAGTAAAAATTAATACGGTTTTGTTACGGCAACATAATGCACTGGCTTTACCTGACTTTCAGCAGTTTGTAAAAGACCGGCCGGTATCACTGCGCTTTATCGAGCTTATGCGCACTAACGACAATACCGCTTTTTATCAAAAGCAGCATTTAAGTGGCAGCAGCATTCAACAAACTTTATTAGAGCAAGGTTGGCAACTACAGGCTAAAGGTATCTCTGATGGCCCAGCATTAGAATATAGCCATGCGGATTATCAAGGTAAAATTGGCTTAATTATGCCTTATAGCAAAGACTTTTGTGCTGATTGCAATCGCTTACGAGTGTCTAGCCAAGCTAAGTTATTTTTATGCTTATTTACCGAGCAGCATCAAAACTTACGTCATTTACTCGCCTCTGACGATCCAGAGCCCGTTATGCAGTTTTTACAAGCCGCTATTTTAACCAAAGCACAAACCCATTATTTATTAGATGACAACAGCGGCTCAACTCGCCATTTAGCTATGATTGGCGGCTAA
- a CDS encoding LysR substrate-binding domain-containing protein: MLWEGISEFVSVAEKNSFTQASQQLGISTAQVSRQITALEKRLNTKLFYRTTRKVSLTEEGQIFYQHCRGVLDGLEAAERAITNLQTKPQGTIKLTAPVTYGEQQILPLINNFIQLYPEVEVTAFLTNQKMDLVENGFDLAIRIGNLADSTLIAKKLSQRSNYVCAAPSYIKKHGMPHSLSELEQHSCLMGSNDYWRFIDSGKERNIRLSGRLRYNSGIALADAALKGLGIVQLPNYYLQPHIDSGQLITLLDNYKIPNETIWALYPHNRQLSAKIRLLIDYLAKELTE; this comes from the coding sequence ATGTTGTGGGAAGGAATTAGCGAATTTGTTTCTGTAGCTGAGAAAAACAGCTTTACTCAAGCCTCGCAACAACTTGGCATTTCAACGGCTCAGGTTAGCCGACAAATCACAGCCTTAGAAAAACGCTTAAACACTAAGTTGTTTTACCGTACTACGCGTAAAGTGTCGCTAACAGAAGAAGGCCAGATATTTTATCAGCATTGTCGTGGTGTATTAGACGGTTTAGAAGCCGCCGAACGCGCCATTACTAATTTACAAACTAAACCGCAAGGCACTATAAAATTGACTGCTCCTGTTACCTATGGCGAGCAACAAATTTTACCGCTAATAAATAACTTTATTCAGCTATACCCCGAGGTTGAAGTAACCGCCTTTTTAACTAACCAAAAAATGGATTTAGTTGAAAACGGTTTTGATTTAGCTATTCGCATAGGTAATTTGGCCGACTCCACTCTTATTGCTAAAAAACTTAGCCAACGCAGTAACTATGTCTGCGCAGCGCCTAGCTATATTAAAAAACACGGTATGCCACACAGCTTATCTGAATTAGAGCAACATAGTTGCCTCATGGGCTCTAATGATTATTGGCGCTTTATTGATAGCGGTAAAGAGCGCAATATTCGCCTTAGCGGTCGCTTACGCTATAACAGTGGTATTGCCTTAGCCGATGCCGCTTTAAAAGGCTTAGGTATAGTGCAATTGCCCAATTATTATTTGCAGCCCCACATAGATAGTGGCCAACTTATAACCTTATTAGATAACTATAAAATACCCAATGAAACCATTTGGGCTTTATATCCACATAACCGCCAACTTTCAGCCAAAATTCGTTTATTAATTGATTATTTAGCCAAAGAGTTAACAGAATAA